TGGGAACACTTGTCACTCATGGTTACGATGCCTATTTTGTACATATGTATCCCCCTCATTATTTGATCTTGCCTTCACAATCCCCGGCGGTTGGGTTACAATAAAGTTAACACAGGCAACCTGACAGGAGGTTGGTAACAATGGTTTGGCAAGTAAATAAAACATCAACCAAAATCATTAAAATCAAAGGCGATAAAATTATCTCCACAGAAGACACCATCGTGCGAGAAGTTCCCATCACGCTATTTTTAAATGGTAAAGAATTTGTCACCATGGTTTGCTCGCCGCAGAGTTTAGAGGAACTCACCGTGGGCTTCCTTTGTTCCGAAGGTCTCTTACAGTCCCCGTCAGATCTTAAGGATATTAAAGTAGATCTGGAAAACGGCCTTGTCTATATTGAAGCCGCCGAGGGAGAAGCTGAAACCAAATTTCTTAAGAGAAACATTACTTCCTGCTGCGGTCGGGGCAGACCGGTTTTTTATTTTGTCAATGATGCCAAAAGTATGAATACCGTCACAACTAAACTACTGCTTACACCGGGGCAGGTCTGGGACTTATCCGACCGTTTAGAACAAATGTCGGTACTCTTTCAGCAAACCGGTGGGGTTCACAATGCCGCCCTCTGTGCTGCCACCGAGGTAATCTTCTTTTATGAGGATGTGGGGCGTCATAATGCTGTGGATAAGATCTTTGGCCGCGCCTTTCTTAATCAGATTCCCCTGGAGGATAAAATTCTCGTCTTTAGCGGCAGGGTATCCTCTGAAATAGTAATTAAAGTGGGTAAAATGGGTGTACCGGTGATTATCTCCCGCTCCGCCCCCACCGACTTAGCCCTGGAGATGGCAGAAAAACTGGGTATTACCGTGGTGGGCTTTGCCAAGGGCGAACGGATGAATGTGTACACGCATCCCGAACGAATTTTAGGATAAAGTTAGGTAAGGAGTGTCGCAGGACTACGGTTTTGCGACATTTCTTTTTTGGGGGACATTGGCAACTATTGGCCATTGGCCTTTGGCCGTTAGCCATTGGCTTTGTTGGATTAAACCTGGTACTCTTAGCAATTCCCTGGAGAGGGAACCTTATTTGAGCCTCTAAGGAGCCGCGTGGCGCGCAGCGCTTGGGGGAGTTATTTGGGGGTCCAACTCCCTCCGGCGGCTGCGCCGCCACCTCCCTCGCAGAGGGAGGTTCTCAAAAAGATCCATGGCTAAAGGCCCATCTTTTAAAGAGCCAAAGACTAAAGGCCAATCTTTTAGAGCCGATGGCTGATGGCCGACGGCCCATTCGCAACAACCCCATGGAACAGAGCACCGGGGAGTGCTTTTAGGCCGTGGTTGCCTCTGGTGGCTCTCCCTCATTCCTTCCCCCCAAAAACCTCCTCAAAGATAAGCTCCACCGCCTGTTCCACTCTGTCCCGAAACTGGCCAAAGCCTTGCAGCAATTTGTTACCCTCCGGTGTTAGGTTGGCACCGCCCCCAGCATCTCCACCCACCTGGGTCTCAATGAGCTTAAAGCCGAGACTTTTTTCGGCCTTTTTTATTTTGCCCCAGGCAGCCCGGTAAGACATACCCATCACTTTGGCTGCCTTGGATATAGAGCCATATTGTTGAACATTGTACAGCAGGTGATAAAGACCATCTCCGAAGTTTGTGCCACCACATATCAACCATATTTTACAAGCTGGTTGAAACAAAGTCCGTTTCATATTATACTCCCTGCCGGTACATAACCTTACCACAATCTCTTAAATCATAGCCCCCCAGGGCCTCCACCTGTTGACGGAATTCCTTAGTGGCAATGACCTCCAGTAGTCTTTGAATATATGGGGTATCCCAATACTCCCCTGGTATACAGAGATCGTAGCGCTCCTCTACCACAGGTACAAAATCCAGGTCCAGGGCATTGGCCGCTGCCAAGATACCCAGACCCGCATCGGCAGCACCACTGGCCACTGCCGCTGCCACTGCCATGTGGGTATATTCTTCCCTGTTATAGCCATAGATGTTATCCGGGTTAATACCCAGTTGTTTAAGCCGGTAATCCAACAAAATGCGTGTGCCGGCACCCCGCTGACGGTTAATGAAACGCATGCCTTCCCGGGCCAGATCTTCTAAGCCCTTAATCTTGAGGGGGTTACCCTTGGCCACCATTAACCCCTGCTGACGATAAACCAAGTTCAATAACACCACCGGACGATCCCCCAGCAGTCTTTGAATATAGCTGATATTGTAATCTCCGGTGTCTTCATCCAAGAGATGTGTACCTGCTAAGTGACACTCGCCCCTTTTAATGGCCGAGAGACCTCCCAGACTCCCCACATTGGCACTGGAAAGGCTAGCCTCAGGAAATCTTCTGCGCAGGTGGTTGGCTAAAATATCCAGGGCCATATCATGACTGCCAATTACCACCGTGGTCTGTCGAACTTCCTCCAGGGGACGCATTAGTTCCACCTTGACAGTTTCCCCGGCCCGAAAGCCTTCGGATAAACGCGGTATCCTGAGTATACCGTCTGCCCGCACCAGAGACATGATTACCCCGGCCCCCCGGGATATGGGTGTGGCGATAATTTTTTCCCCTACCTGACCCATCTTAACCCGAATAAACTCTTCCACTCCCATGGGGGAGGGCATTTTGCGCGAAATAATGGCCTCGGTGGTTTGCGGCTGTGGCGGTACTGAGCCCAGCTTTTGGTAAACCACCGGTCTCACGAACAGTTCCATGGTCAGATAGGCAGAAACAGGATAACCCGGTACCCCAATCACCGGTTTACCCATTATTTCCCCTAAAATCACGGGTTTGCCGGGTTTAATGGCTGCTCCATGGGTCAGCACAGTGCCCAGTTCTCTGATTAGTTCAGCTGTAAAATCCTCCCGCCCGGCGGAAGAACCAGCGTTAATCACCACAATATCCGCCTGCTCCACTGCCTGTAGCAGCGAATCTTTGAGTTTCTCCCAGTTATCAACGGTAATGGGCCACCGCAGGGCTTCACCACCCCAGGATTCCACCAGCGCCCCAAAGACACGGGTGTTGTATTCCACAATATCACCGGGCTTTAAATCTACCCCTGGCTGTACCAGTTCGGTACCTGTGGGTAATAAGGCCACCTTAGGTTTGGGATGTACCTTCACCCGTGTCACACCACCGGCCAGGATGCCCCCAATATCCATGGGCCTGATCCGATGATTGGCCGGCAGAATCATTTCTGTTGCTATCACATCTTCCCCAATGGCCCGCACATGCTGCCAGGGAGCAGCAGCGGAGGTGATTTCAAATATTTCGTCCTCCACAAAGTGGACATCTTCAATCATAATTACCGCATCGCAGCCGGCAGGAATGGGGTCACCGGTATCCACCACTTGGGCCTTTTCCCCCAGTTGGATGCGTTTGGGAGAAGCATCCGAGGCACCAAAAGTGAGGGCAGAATCCACAGCTATACCATCCATAGCCGATGCGTTATAATGGGGCGAAGAATTAATCGCAAAGATAGGTTCGGCAGTAACCCGCCCCAGGGCTTGTTCCACCGAGATCTCTTCTGCCGCTCCGGGAGACAGGGAACCCTTTGCTGTTAGATGCTCTAAAAATCCTGCCAGGGCCTCCTCCCACGGGCGATCATCCAAATAAACATCGCGCTTGTTTCTCATGGGAATTTCTCCTCAAATTTATTTCTTTATCAACCGACACTTTAGAAAGAACCATTGACCTTTGGTCATAACTAGAATAACCACACATCCACCAATTCGCCAGCCTCCACCCCTTCTTTGTTCAAGGGTATGTGGGCCACCCCGGCGGCCTTAACCATGGTACTGATCAGCCCGGATTTACCAAGCACCGGATCCGCCACTATGGAACCGTCTGTCAGACGTCGCAAGGAGACCCGCAGATAATCGTCTCTTCCTGTGGCAGAATGAATGTTCCGGGTCAGGGCTGCTCTAAGGGGAAAGGCTGTCTCGGCCTTCTGCAAGCCAGCGGCGGCAATAATAGGGCGGGCCAGTAAATCAAAGACCACCATAGCAGAAACGGGATGTCCGGGTAACCCTAACACAGGCTTACCCGCCACCACCGCACCGATGGTAGGTTTGCCCGGCTTAATAGCCATGCCATGAAACAATACACCCGGGTTCCCCAGGGTTTCGATAACCTTGGCCGATACATCCCTGGCCCCCACAGAACTGCCGCCGGAAATTAGCACCATATCATTCTCGGCCAGAGCCCCAGCCACAGCCTGCTGCAGGGAGGCAAATTGATCTTCTATGATACCATAGAGTACAGGTTGACCACCGGCCTCCAGTACCTGACCGTAAAGGGTGTAGGAATTGATATCTCGCACCTTGCCCGGTTCTGTCGGCTGATCGGGGGCGGTTAACTCATTGCCTGTGGAAATAATTCCTACCCGTAAGGGTTTTAACACCGGCACCTCAGTTACCCCAACTGCAGCTAATATACCCAGGTCCTGGGGCCTTAAGCGATGACCGGCCGTTAGCACTACCTTTCCTTGGGCCACATCCTCACCCCGGCGTACCAGGTTTTCACCCGGGGCCACCGGTCTGGTTACCCCAATGGTTTGGCTGTCCAACTCTTCGGTGTATTCCACCATCACCACCGCATCTGCCCCTGGCGGCAGCATTCCACCGGTGGGAATGGCCCAGGCCTGTCCGGCTAATAAAGTACCCTTAGCTGCTTCACCCATCATAACTTCCCCAGCCACATCAATATAGGCGGGTAGAGCTTCTGTTGCCCCAAAGGTATCCCTAGCTCGCACGGCATAACCGTCCATGGTGGAGCGATCAAAACCCGGCACATCCTCTAAGGCCACAATA
This region of Desulforamulus ferrireducens genomic DNA includes:
- a CDS encoding winged helix-turn-helix domain-containing protein, whose translation is MKRTLFQPACKIWLICGGTNFGDGLYHLLYNVQQYGSISKAAKVMGMSYRAAWGKIKKAEKSLGFKLIETQVGGDAGGGANLTPEGNKLLQGFGQFRDRVEQAVELIFEEVFGGKE
- a CDS encoding molybdopterin biosynthesis protein, with product MRNKRDVYLDDRPWEEALAGFLEHLTAKGSLSPGAAEEISVEQALGRVTAEPIFAINSSPHYNASAMDGIAVDSALTFGASDASPKRIQLGEKAQVVDTGDPIPAGCDAVIMIEDVHFVEDEIFEITSAAAPWQHVRAIGEDVIATEMILPANHRIRPMDIGGILAGGVTRVKVHPKPKVALLPTGTELVQPGVDLKPGDIVEYNTRVFGALVESWGGEALRWPITVDNWEKLKDSLLQAVEQADIVVINAGSSAGREDFTAELIRELGTVLTHGAAIKPGKPVILGEIMGKPVIGVPGYPVSAYLTMELFVRPVVYQKLGSVPPQPQTTEAIISRKMPSPMGVEEFIRVKMGQVGEKIIATPISRGAGVIMSLVRADGILRIPRLSEGFRAGETVKVELMRPLEEVRQTTVVIGSHDMALDILANHLRRRFPEASLSSANVGSLGGLSAIKRGECHLAGTHLLDEDTGDYNISYIQRLLGDRPVVLLNLVYRQQGLMVAKGNPLKIKGLEDLAREGMRFINRQRGAGTRILLDYRLKQLGINPDNIYGYNREEYTHMAVAAAVASGAADAGLGILAAANALDLDFVPVVEERYDLCIPGEYWDTPYIQRLLEVIATKEFRQQVEALGGYDLRDCGKVMYRQGV
- the fdhD gene encoding formate dehydrogenase accessory sulfurtransferase FdhD — protein: MVWQVNKTSTKIIKIKGDKIISTEDTIVREVPITLFLNGKEFVTMVCSPQSLEELTVGFLCSEGLLQSPSDLKDIKVDLENGLVYIEAAEGEAETKFLKRNITSCCGRGRPVFYFVNDAKSMNTVTTKLLLTPGQVWDLSDRLEQMSVLFQQTGGVHNAALCAATEVIFFYEDVGRHNAVDKIFGRAFLNQIPLEDKILVFSGRVSSEIVIKVGKMGVPVIISRSAPTDLALEMAEKLGITVVGFAKGERMNVYTHPERILG
- the glp gene encoding gephyrin-like molybdotransferase Glp, translated to MELFNVLTVQQARATLQQHLSLQPQTETVPLLQGLNRLLAQDIVALEDVPGFDRSTMDGYAVRARDTFGATEALPAYIDVAGEVMMGEAAKGTLLAGQAWAIPTGGMLPPGADAVVMVEYTEELDSQTIGVTRPVAPGENLVRRGEDVAQGKVVLTAGHRLRPQDLGILAAVGVTEVPVLKPLRVGIISTGNELTAPDQPTEPGKVRDINSYTLYGQVLEAGGQPVLYGIIEDQFASLQQAVAGALAENDMVLISGGSSVGARDVSAKVIETLGNPGVLFHGMAIKPGKPTIGAVVAGKPVLGLPGHPVSAMVVFDLLARPIIAAAGLQKAETAFPLRAALTRNIHSATGRDDYLRVSLRRLTDGSIVADPVLGKSGLISTMVKAAGVAHIPLNKEGVEAGELVDVWLF